The Kordia sp. SMS9 genome window below encodes:
- a CDS encoding NADP(H)-dependent aldo-keto reductase yields MKYSKIPHTDIEVSKICLGTMTWGNQNTEAEGHEQMDYAFAQGVNFFDTAELYPVPATAETYAETERIIGTWFKKSGNRDKVVLATKIAGPGDYTAHIRTTGFKPAAIKDAVEKSLQRLQTDYIDLYQLHWPERTTNTFGERIYNHNPNDPWEYNFHESLATLDELIKEGKIRQVGISNETPWGTMRYLEESKKGLPRMVTIQNAYSLLCRSFDSGLSEIAMQEGVGLLAYSPMAFGVLSGKYLGGKLPKDARLTLFPRFARYSGEEATKATQKYYDLAQKHGLSLAQMSLAFINQQPFVTGNIIGASKMEQLKENIASIDVVLSQEILDAINEIHNEIPNPAA; encoded by the coding sequence ATGAAATACTCAAAAATTCCACATACGGATATTGAAGTCAGCAAAATCTGCTTAGGAACCATGACTTGGGGAAATCAAAACACCGAAGCCGAAGGTCATGAACAAATGGATTACGCTTTTGCACAAGGTGTGAACTTTTTTGACACTGCCGAATTGTATCCTGTGCCCGCAACCGCAGAAACCTACGCAGAAACAGAACGCATTATCGGAACTTGGTTTAAAAAATCAGGAAATCGTGATAAAGTGGTGTTGGCAACAAAAATTGCTGGTCCAGGTGATTATACAGCGCACATTCGTACAACAGGTTTCAAACCAGCAGCTATTAAAGATGCGGTAGAAAAAAGTTTGCAACGCTTACAAACCGATTATATAGATTTATACCAATTGCATTGGCCGGAGCGAACTACAAACACATTTGGAGAACGAATTTACAATCACAATCCAAATGATCCGTGGGAATACAATTTTCATGAAAGTTTAGCTACTTTGGACGAATTGATCAAAGAAGGGAAAATTCGTCAAGTAGGAATCTCCAATGAAACACCGTGGGGAACCATGCGCTATTTGGAAGAATCCAAAAAAGGATTGCCACGTATGGTCACGATTCAAAATGCATATTCGTTATTATGCAGAAGTTTTGATTCTGGCTTGTCCGAGATCGCGATGCAAGAAGGCGTTGGCTTGTTGGCGTATTCTCCGATGGCTTTTGGTGTACTTTCAGGAAAATACTTGGGTGGAAAATTGCCCAAAGATGCACGTTTAACGTTATTTCCAAGATTTGCACGTTACAGCGGCGAAGAAGCAACAAAAGCTACGCAAAAATATTACGATTTAGCACAAAAACACGGTTTGAGTTTGGCGCAAATGTCCTTAGCGTTTATCAACCAACAACCATTTGTGACAGGAAATATTATTGGAGCCAGTAAAATGGAGCAACTTAAAGAAAATATTGCCAGTATTGATGTAGTATTGTCACAAGAAATTTTGGATGCGATCAACGAAATTCATAATGAAATTCCAAATCCTGCTGCTTAG